A stretch of DNA from Streptomyces xanthii:
CGCGCGTCGCCCCGTTCGTCGAGATGCTGGACCCGGTCAACGCCTCCGCCGACAGCGCGCCCGGGTTCGTCTGGCGCCTGGTCGGCGACGGGGCTGACGACGCGACGGAGCTGCGCCCGGCGGGTGAGAACGTCATCGTCAACCTGTCGGTGTGGGAGTCCCCGGAAGCCCTCTGGGACTTCACCTACCGCAGCGGGCACCTCGAGGTGATGCGCGGACGCCGCGACTGGTTCGCCCGGCACGTCGAGGCGCACCTGGTGCTGTGGTGGGTGCCGGCCGGACATGTGCCGTCCGTCGAGGAGGCATTGGAACGGCTCGGTGAACTGCGGGCGAACGGGCCGTCACCGCGCGCCTTCACCTTCGCCTCCACGTACAGCGCCGCCGAGGCCGCGGAACATCTGGAGGGGACGCGCGGCTAGGGTCGCAGTCGTTCCGGGCCGGATCGGGCCCGGCGCGAGGACGAGACGAGGAGTGTGGCCGTGAGCAGGACGCCGGGGGCGGTCGGATCGGGCGGGGCGGACGGGCCGGACACTCTGGTGCGGCGCCTCGGGGTCACCGACGCGGTGGTGATCGGGCTCGGCTCGATGATCGGGGCCGGTGTCTTCACCGCGCTGGCCCCCGCGGCCCGCGCCGCCGGTTCGGGCCTCCTGGCCGGCCTGGCGCTCGCGGCGGTGGTGGCGTACTGCAACGCGACGTCGTCGGCCCGCCTCGCCGCCCGCTACCCCGCCTCCGGCGGCACCTACGTCTACGGCCGTGAGCGGCTCGGGGAGTTCTGGGGCTATCTCGCCGGGTGGTGCTTCGTCGTCGGCAAGACCGCCTCGTGCGCGGCGATGGCACTGACCGTGGGGGCGTACGTCTGGCCGGGGCAGGCGCACGCGATCGCCGTCGGTGCCGTCGTGGCGCTGACCGCCGTGAACCTCGTCGGTGTGCAGAAGGCCGCCTGGCTGACCCGGGCGATCGTCGCCGTCGTCCTCGCGGTGCTCGCCGCCGTGGTGGTCGCCGCGCTCTCCTCGGACGCGGCGGACGCGGGCCGCCTCGCCATCGGGCCGGACACGTCGTGGCACGGGGTGCTCCAGGCGGGCGGGCTGCTGTTCTTCGCGTTCGCCGGGTACGCGCGCATCGCGACGCTGGGCGAGGAGGTGCGCGACCCGGCGCGCACGATCCCCCGCGCCATCCCCGTGGCGCTCGCGATCACGCTCGTCGTGTACGTCCTCGTCGCCGTCGCGACGCTGAGCGTGCTCGGCCCTGCCCGGCTCGGGGCGGCGGCCGCGCCGCTGTCGGACGCCGTGCGGGCGGCGGGCGCGGACTGGCTGGCGCCGGTGGTGCGGATGGGGGCGGCCGTCGCCGCGCTCGGCTCGCTGCTCGCCCTGATCCTCGGGGTCTCGCGCACGACCCTGGCGATGGCCCGCGACGGCCACCTGCCGCGCGCCCTGTCCGCCGTCCACCCGCGCTTCAAGGTGCCGCACCGGGCCGAGGTCCTGGTCGGCGTCGTCGTCGCGACGCTGGCCGCGTTCGCCGACGTACGGGACGCGATCGGCTTCTCGTCGTTCGGCGTGCTCGTCTACTACGCCGTCGCCAACGCGTCCGCCTGGACCCTGACCCCACGGGAGGGCCGCCCCGCACGGGTCGTGCCGGTCGTCGGGCTGCTCGGCTGTCTGGTGCTCGCGTTCGCGCTGCCCCTGGGCTCCGTGATCGCGGGCGCGTCCGTCGTCGCGGCGGGTGCGCTCGTGTACGGGGTGCGCGGGGCGCTGCGCTCCGGCGCCTCGGGCTGAAACCCGTTCAGCGGGCGGTACGGCGCGGGCGCAGGAGCGCGGCACGGTCCGATTCGGTCGTGCCGCCCCACACCCCGCTCGCGTGCCGCATGCCGAGCGCCAGGTCGAGGCACTGCCAGGTCACCGGGCAGCGGTCGCACACCGCCTGGGCGCGCCGGATCTGTGTCAGGCTCGGGCCGCTGCCGCTGACCGGGAAGAACAGTTCCGGGTCCTCCCCCACGCACGCCGCCCTGTCGAGCCACTCCATGGGCGTCTCCTTCTCATCCCTCCGCCGGAGCCCAGCGCAGCAACGCGCCGAGGCCACCGGCCGGTCCGCCGTCCGGGGCGGTCGCGGCGACGGACAGGGCCGTGCCGCCGCTCGCCGCCACGCAGCGCAGCAACGCGTCGTCGGCACGAGCGGCGACGGGCTGCGCGACCCCGAGTGCGGCCGCGTCCGTGCGCCGCACCGCGAGCTGGTCCGGTTCCGGCCCGACCCACACCTCCCGGTGCGCGTCCGGGCCGGTGGGCCGCACCAGCAGTTCCTCGACCTGGTGGGCGCGGGCCACCTCGACCAGTGCGGGCACGCCCGCGACCGCGCCCTCGTCGCGGCCGCGCGCCTGCGCGTACCGCTCCATCTCCCGGGCCGCGTGTTCGGCGACGTGCTCGGCGCGGGCCCGCTCCACCTCCGTGCCGAGCAGCCGGCTGCCTTCGCCGTGCCGGGTCCGGGTGGTGCGCTCGCGCAGGTCCCCTGGGAGTTTGCCGTGGACGGCGGCGCACTCGCGGCCGTCGCCGACGAGCAGCACCAGATCGGCCCGCACCTCGTCCTGACAGGCCGTGAGGGCGCGGGCGATCTCGCCCGCGTTGTGCTCCCAGGTGTTCTCCACGCGGAGCTGGAAGTGCCGCTCGGACCAGTCGCCGGTGGCGGTGCGGTGGACGGGCCAGGTGCGGCCGGTGACCTCGCCGCTCTCCGTGGAGCCGCGCGCTGTCCGCAGCTCGAAGCGTGCGCCGGTGCGGTCGATGTGCGCCACGAGGCAGAGCGGGTCCTCGCCGACCAGGTCGAGGAGTTCGGTGGTGCGCGGCAGGGGCGCCCATTCGGCGGCCGGGCGCGGCGCGACGCCGAGCGGCACGTCGAGGACGACCTCGCCCTCGGCCGCGAACAGGGCGCGGCCGAGTGGTTCGCTGGTGTGCCTCAGGCCCTCGACGGCCGAGCGGACCGCGTCGCAGGTCGCCTCGTCGGCGCCCGCGGACGCGAGCGTGCGGGACATCGTGAGGGCCTGCGCCGACCGTGCGCCGGGGGTCGCCTCGGACGGGCGCGAGGTGTCGACGCGGACACTGGCCCAGGGGCCGGGATGTGCGGAGAGGGGGCTGAGGAACGCGAGGTCCATGATCGTCTCCCACGGTCGTCGTAGTTCACCGTCGACCGGTACGGGTGCTCGAAGAATACGCGCGGAAACCCGTACGGGAGCAGGTGTCGCACCGCATCTTGTGCACGCCCCCCACCGCGGGATCATCCCGCCGGAGGGATCGGGTCCGGATACGGGTGGTGGGCGCCTGGGGGCTGTGCGGCCCTCAGACGCCCACCGTGAAGCGGTCCCGGTTTGCGGGGTGTCAGTCCTTGATCTCGCAGATCGCGGCGCCGGAGGTGAGGGACGCGCCGATCTCCGCGGTCAGGCCCTTGATCGTGCCGGCCTTGTGCGCGTTGAGGGGCTGTTCCATCTTCATGGCCTCCAGGACGACGACGAGGTCGCCCTCCTTGACCTCCTGGCCCTCCTCGACGGCGACCTTGACGATGGTGCCCTGCATCGGGGAGGCGAGGGTGTCGCCGGAGGCGGCCGGCCCGGACTTCTTCGCGGCGCGGCGCTTGGGCTTGGCGCCCGCGGTCAGTCCGGTGCGGGCCAGGGACATGCCCATCCCGGCCGGCAGGGAGACCTCCAGGCGCTTGCCGCCGACCTCGACGACGACGGTCTCACGGCCGGCCTCGTCGTCCTCGCCCGCCTCGGCGGGCGAGGCGAACGCAGGAATGTCGTTGTCGAACTCGGTCTCGATCCACCGGGTGAACACCGTGAACGCCTCGTCGGAGCCGGTGAGTTCGGGCGCGAACGCGGGGTCGGTCACGACCTTGCGGTGGAAGGGGATCGCGGTGGCCATGCCCTCGACCTGGAACTCCTCCAGCGCGCGGGCGGCCCGCTGCAGGGCCTCCTTGCGGGTGCGGCCGGTCACGATCAGCTTCGCGAGCAGCGAGTCCCAGGCCGGGCCGATGACGGACCCGGACTCGACGCCCGCGTCCAGGCGGACACCGGGGCCCGAGGGCGCGTCGAACTTCGTGACGGTGCCCGGGGCGGGCAGGAAGCCCCGGCCCGGGTCCTCGCCGTTGATACGGAACTCGAAGGAGTGGCCGCGCAGCACGGGGTCGCCGTAGCCGAGTTCCTCGCCGTCGGCGATGCGGAACATCTCGCGGACCAGGTCGATGCCGGCGACCTCCTCGGTGACCGGGTGCTCGACCTGCAGACGCGTGTTGACCTCCAGGAAGGAGATCGTGCCGTCCGCGCCGACCAGGAACTCCACCGTTCCCGCACCGACGTAGCCGGCCTCCTTCAAGATCGCCTTCGACGCCGAGTACAGCTCCTCGACCTGGGCTTCCGTGAGGAACGGGGCGGGGGCCTCCTCCACCAGCTTCTGGTGGCGGCGCTGCAGCGAGCAGTCACGCGTGGAGACGACCACGACGTTGCCGTGCGAGTCGGCCAGGCACTGCGTCTCCACGTGGCGGGGCTTGTCGAGGTAGCGCTCGACGAAGCACTCGCCGCGGCCGAACGCGGCGACAGCCTCACGCACCGCCGAGTCGTACAGCTCGGGGACCTCTTCCAGGGTGCGGGCCACCTTCAGACCGCGCCCGCCGCCACCGAACGCGGCCTTGATCGCGATCGGCAGACCGTGCTCCTCCGCGAACGCCACCACCTCGTCCGCCCCGGACACCGGGTCGGGGGTACCCGCGACGAGCGGGGCACCGGCACGCTGCGCGATGTGCCGGGCGGCGACCTTGTCACCCAGGTCCCGGATCGCGTGCGGCGGCGGACCGATCCAGATCAGCCCCGCGTCCAGCACGGCCTGGGCGAACTCGGCGTTCTCCGACAGGAACCCGTAACCGGGATGGATCGCGTCCGCCCCCGAGTCCTTGGCGGCCTGCAGCACCTTGGCCATGTCGAGATAACTGGTGGCCGGGGTGTCACCACCCAGCGCGAAGGCCTCGTCGGCCGCGCGGACGTGCAGAGCGTCCCGATCCGGATCGGCGTAGACAGCAACGCTCGCGATCCCGGCATCCCGGCACGCCCGGGCAACGCGGACAGCGATTTCGCCACGGTTGGCGATCAGGACTTTGGTCAGCATGCCTGCTCCAGTACGTCGTGTGCGTGCGGCGCGGGCGTGCCGGCCGTACACGGCATCGGGTGATGCGGGGGGTTCATGTGATGCGCTCCTGTGAGGAAAAGTCGGGTGGGTCTCAGCGCGGCCAGGACGACGTGTGCCACGCGGTCGGCCCCGGCTGGGGCAAGCCGTGCGCGGCGGTGCGGCGCGTCGCACGGACCCATTCGTTCACGGCCGGCGGCCCGTCGGGCACCACCGCCGCGGACGCGGCGGCGCGGGCGCGGACGACGGCGAGGGCGGCGGCGAGTTCTTCGGGGGTCGGGTTGCCCCGTACGACCTTGATCACCATGCTGCGGCTCCTGACACTGCGGATCGGTTAGAGGGGGATGTTGCCGTGCTTCTTCGGGGGCAGGGACTCCCGCTTGGTCCGCAGCTGCCGCAGCCCCTTCACCACGTGCGCCCGCGTGTCCGACGGCATGATCACCGCGTCCACATAACCCCGCTCCGCCGCCGTGTACGGATTCAGCAGCGTGTCCTCGTACTCCGTCATCAACCGCGCCCGCGTCGCCTCCACATCATCGGCCGCCGCGAGCGTCTTGCGGTGCAGGATGTTCACCGCACCCTGCGCACCCATCACCGCGATCTGCGCCGTCGGCCACGCCAGATTCAGATCAGCACCCAGATGCTTGGACCCCATCACGTCGTACGCACCGCCGAACGCCTTCCGCGTGATCACCGTGATCAGCGGCACCGTCGCCTCCGCGTACGCGTAGATCAGCTTCGCGCCCCGCCGGATGATCCCCGTGTGCTCCTGCTCCACCCCCGGCAAGAACCCCGGAACGTCCACGAACGTCAGCACCGGCACATTGAACGCGTCACACGTGCGCACGAACCGCGCCGCCTTCTCCGACGCGTCGATGTCCAGACACCCCGCGAACTGCATCGGCTGGTTCGCCACGATCCCCACCGGACGCCCCTCCACCCGCCCGAACCCCGTCAGGATGTTCGGCGCGAACAACGCCTGCGTCTCGAAGAACTCCGCATCGTCCAGCACATGCTCGATCACCGTGTGCATGTCGTACGGCTGATTCGCACTGTCCGGAATCAGCACATCCAGCTCACGGTCCTCCTCCGACACCGCCAGATCGGCCTCCTCCGGAAACGCCGGCGGCTCACTCAGATTGTTCGACGGCAGATACGACAGCAACGACTTCACATACTCGATCGCGTCCTTCTCGTCCCCCGCCATGTGATGCGCGACCCCCGAACGGCTGTTGTGCGCCCGCGCACCACCCAGCTCCTCGAAACCCACGTCCTCACCCGTCACCGTCTTGATGACATCGGGACCCGTGATGAACATGTGCGACGTCTGATCCACCATCACCGTGAAATCCGTGATCGCCGGCGAGTACACCGCACCACCCGCACACGGACCCACCACCAGACTGATCTGCGGAATCACACCCGACGCATGGGTGTTACGGCGGAAGATCTCCCCGTACATCCCCAGCGCCATCACGCCCTCCTGGATCCGCGCACCACCCGAGTCGTTGATCCCCACGACCGGACAGCCCGTCTTCAGCGCGAAGTCCATCACCTTCATGATCTTCTGCCCGAACACCTCACCCAGAGCGCCGCCGAACACCGTGAAGTCCTGCGAGAACACCGCCACCGGCCGGCCGTCCACCGTCCCGTACCCGGTCACCACACCATCGCCGTACGGCTTGTTCGCCTCCAGACCGAAATCCGTCGAACGATGCCGCGCGAACTCGTCCAGCTCCACGAACGAGTCCTCGTCCAACAGCAGCGCGATCCGCTCACGCGCCGTCAACTTCCCCTTCGCGTGCTGCTTCTCCACCGCACGCGCCGAACCCGCGTGCGTCGCCTCGTCGATCCGCCGCCGCAGATCATCGAGCTTCCCGGCGGTCGTGTGGATGTCGATCTCGCTCATGTGTCCCTGCTGTCCCTGAGGTCCTGGCTGTCCCGGCTGTTCCTGCTGTACCTGTACCGCACGTGTCGACGGGGTCGACGCGTCGGTCAGCCCTTGTCCGTCGTCCCGTCGATCCGGCCCACCACGCGCCACGCCGCCGGGAGCAGCCCGGCCGCGAGGGCGGCCTTGAGCGCGTCACCGACGAGGAAGGGGACCACACCGGCCGCGATCGCGGCGCTCGCCGACATGCCGGTGCTCAGCGCGAGCCAGGTCGTGCCCGCCGCGTAGATCGCCAGCGTCGCGAGGGCGTACATCGGCAGCGCGCGCCACGGGGAGCGGTCGGCGCCCAGGCGGGCGCCCTGGCCGACGAGGGCGGCGGCGATCAGGAAGCCGATCAGGTAGCCGCCGGTCGCGCCGAAGACCACGTGGGCGCCGCTCGCGCCGTGCGCGAACACCGGCAGTCCGACGGCGCCGAGCACGAGGAGGAGCGCCTGGCTCGCGACCGCGCGGGCCGGGCCGAGGGCCGCCGCGGTGAGCAGCACGGCGAAGGTCTGTCCGGTGACCGGCACCGGAGAGCCGGGCACCGGGACCGCGAACTGGCCGGCGAGGGCCGTCAGGCCGGTGCCGAGCGCCACGAGGAGCGTGGTGCGGGCCACCGCGGATCCGGGCAGCAGCCGGTCGGCGAGCACCGGGTGGCGGTGCGGCTGGGCGAGGGTGAGAGCCATGAGTCGTACTCCAGAGTCAGTGGGCGCCCGGCTCCTGTCGGGGGTGGGGCGGGCCCGGAGCGGAAGGTGTCGGCGGCACGGCGCCCACCTCCTTGGTACTCGATATCGCCATGACGGTACTCAGTACCATTGTATTGAGCAAGTGGCCCCCACCTGCCGAGACAGGAAGCCCCGTGACAGGAGAGGATGAGCGATCATGAGCAAGCCATCCGCACGGTCCCGCCTCGCCGACGCCGCCTTCGCCCTCTTCGACGAGCGCGGCTACGAGCAGACGACCGTGGACGACATCGCGGAGCGGGCCGGCGTGGGGCGCACGACGTTCTTCCGGCACTACCGGTCCAAGGAAGAGGTCATCTTCCCGGACCACGACCGGCTGCTCGATCTGATCCGGGACCGGCTGAACACGTCGAACAGCGGCACCGCGCTGGTCGCGGTCTCCGACGCGGTGCGCCTGGTCCTGCTGCACTATCTGGACGAGGGCGAGCTGGCCCGCCGCCGCTACGGTCTGACCAGCAAGGTGTCGGCGCTGCGCGACCGGGAGATCGCGAGCGTGGCGCGCTATCAGCGGCTGTTCCGCGAGTTCATCTCGGACTGGATGGGCGATCCGACCGAATCGGCCTCCCTGCGGGCCGAGTTGATGGCGGCGAACGTGGTGGCCGCGCACAACCACGTGCTGCGGCGCTGGCTGCGCGGCGAGTCCGCCGACCCCGTCTCCGAGATGGACGAGGCGATGCGCGAGGTCCTGGCCCTGTTCCCGACTCCGGTGCCCGGCGCCGGCTCCGGCTCGGGCACCACCGTCATCGCCTTCCGCACCGGCCAGGACCTGGACGCGCTGCTGCCGGAGCTGCGCCGTCTGGTGGAGGACGGCAGGCCCTGAGCCCTGCCGCCGCCCCTTTCCGCTCCCGACCGGTCCCTGCCGGCCGGTTCAGCGCCACTCATTCGAAGTCGGTGGGCCGCCCCAGCGGCTCGACCGCGTCGAGCTCGCGCAGCCGCTCGCCGAACCGCTCCCTGATCCGGTCCACGGCGTTCGCCCCGAGCGGCAGCCGCAGCGGCGGGTCGTCCATGCGCGTGGCCGCGATGACGGCGCGGGCCGCCTTGACCGGGTCGCCGGGCTGGCTGCCGTGGCGGGCGAGGAACGCCTCGCGGGCCGGGTCGAGCACGGGCCGGTAGTCGTCGATCGGTGTGGCGAAGCGCACGGAACGGCCGGTGAAGTCGGTCCGGAACGGGCCCGGTTCGACGATGAGCACGCGGATCCCGAGATGCGCGACCTCGGCGGCCAACCCCTCCGAGAGCCCTTCGAGGGCGAACTTGGTCCCCGCGTAGGCGCCGCCCCCGAGCGTGCCGGACACGCCCGCGACGGACGAGATCTGCACGATGTCCCCACTGCGCCGGGCGCGCATCGACGGCAGGACGGCCCGGGTCACGTCGACCGCGCCGAAGACGTTCGTGTCGAACTGCCGGCGCAGTTCGGCGTCCGAGAGCTCCTCCAGGGCGCCGCGCAGAGCATATCCGGCGTTGTTCACGAGCACGTCGACACGGCCGAACTCCTTCAGGGCGGTGTCGACGGCCTGCCGTACCTGCCCGGGGTCGGTCACGTCGAGCGGGAGCGCCCGTACGCGGTCGGGGGCGAGGGCCACCAGGTCCTCGAGGGCGCGCGGGTCGCGGGCGGTGGCGACGAGCCGGTCTCCCTCGGCGACGACCTCCTCGGCCAGGGCGCGGCCGAGCCCGGTGCTCGTACCGGTGACGAACCACACGCGGCCGTCCGGGCGTTCGGACTCACGGGACGACATCGGCACTCCTCGCTTCGATCCTCACGGCGCTCCGCCGGCCCGCAGTCAACAGGAGTGCGGGGCGCCGCTCAAGACGCCCGGGGAGGCGCGCGCCGTGGCGGCGCGCACCCCTTCAGCAGACCTCATCCGTCACACCCGTATCAAGCACGGCGATTCGGCCAACGGAGCGGGAACCGGGGCCGTTCGGGCACCGAGGGCGTCGCTGCGGCGGCCCGGGATTCCGCGGTCGCGCGACGTCCGGAATCGAGCGCGTTCGAATCCGCCGCGGGCTCGTTGTCCCGGTCACCGCCGCACCACCCGGGTGCGGTGTGCCGGAGCAGGAGGACCTGGATGACCATGACCCGTACCGCGCCGCCCGAGCCGGACACCCCTCCTCCCCCGCCGCCCGCAACGATCACCTTCGAGGGCAAGTACGGGGAGAACCCGCTGGCCGGAGCCGGTTTCGGCGCGATGTGCCGGCGGCTGCCGGCGGTGCTCGCCCACACCGCGCGGATGGCCTGGGCCGTCGACAGGACCGGCGTCCTGCTGCTGCTCCTGTGCCAGCTGCTCACCGGCGGCGCGGCCGCCCTGGTGCTCGCGTCGACCGCCGAGGCCATGCGCCACCTCCTCGGCGCGGGCCCCGTCACCGAACGCCTGCACGCCTCGCTGCCGGCCCTCCTCGCCGTCACGGCGGGCGCCGCCGCGGGCCGGATCAGCGGCGCCCTGGCCTCGTACGCCGACGGCCGGATCACGCCCCTGCTGATCACCGAGGCCGATGTCGCGCTCGTCGGCGCCGTGTGCCGGGTGGAGTCGGCCGCGTACGGGGAGGACGGGTTCAGCGACCGGCAGGAGGCCGCCGAGGTCGGGGTCACCCGGACCCGGACGATGGTGCAGGACGCGCAGCGCTTCCTCGCGGCGCTGATCCGGATGGCGGCGGCCGCCGGGGTCGTCACCACCCTGCACCCCACCATGCTGCCGCTGCTCCTGCTGGCCGTCCTCCCGGCCGGCGCCGGCGCGGTCCTGTCCGCGCGCGTCGACTACGAGACGCACTACCTGAACGTCGGCGACCGCAACGTCCGCTCGATGATGCGCTGGTGGGCCACCTACTCCCGCTACGGCGACGAGGTGCGGGCGAACGGGATGACCGGCTACCTCCTGTACTGGTACCGGGCCCTGTCCGACCGGATCGACCGTCGCACGCTGACGGCCGCGCCCCGCATGCTGCGGATCACCCTGACCACGGCCGCGCTCGGCGGACTGTTCCTGTGTCTCACGTGGGCGGTGCTCGCCTGGCTCGCGGTGACGGGCCGGGTGGCGCTGCCCGTCGCGGCGACCGCCGTGGTGGCGGTGCAGACGGCGCTGGCCGCGCTGTCGCAGTTCGTGCAGAACGGCGCCGCGATGTTCCACACCTCGCTGTACCTCGCCGACATGCGGTCCTTCCTGGGGCTCGCGGCCGAGCGCGCGCCGCGACGCGGCACCGCGGCCGTCCCCGAGCGGGTCGACGAGATCCGGCTCGACGAGGCCGTCTACCGCTACCCCGGCAAGGACCGCCCGGCCGTCGACGGCGTCTCGCTGACCCTGCGCCGCGGCGAGATCCTCGCGGTCGTCGGGGAGAACGGCTCGGGCAAGAGCACGCTGACCCGGCTGCTCACCGGGATCCTGCTGCCCGACAAGGGACGCGTCCTGTGGGACGGCACGGATCTGGCCGGCGCGGACCCCGACTCCGTGTGGCGGCGCACCGCGCTGGTGCCGCAGAACTTCGCCTGCTGGCCGCTGCGGGTCCGGGAGAACGTGACGCTGGGGCAGCCGAGGACGTACGACGACGACGCGGTGTGGGAGGCGGTCGACGCGGTCGGGATGCGCGAGCCCGTCGAGCGTCTGCCGCAGGGGCTGGACACGCTGCTCGCCAAGGAGCTGTGGGGCGGCGCCGAGCTGTCCGGCGGCCAGTGGCAGCGCCTGGCGTGTGCCCGCGCCCTGTACCGCGACACACCGCTCGTGATCCTCGACGAGCCGACCTCGCAGATGGACCCGCGCGGGGAGCACCAGATCTTCGAGCGGATCCGGCGCGGGGCGGCCGGGCGCATGACGATCGTGGTGACGCACCAGCTGGAGAACACGCGGTGCGCCGACCGTGTCGTGGTGATGGAGCACGGGCGGATCGTCGAGCAGGGCACGTACGAGGAACTCGCTCACGCGGGCGGTCTGTTCGCCGACCTCGTCCGGCTCGCCGGGGACCGGTGACACGCCCCGCCCGGTGATCGTCACCCCCGCCCCGTCCGGTCGCTGCGCGTAGCATCGCAGGGGCCGGACGAGGGTGGACGGGGAGCTCAGATGGGTGATCGCGGGGCGGTGGGCGCGGCGCTGCCGGCCGAGCTGGTGGCGTG
This window harbors:
- a CDS encoding ABC transporter ATP-binding protein, producing the protein MTMTRTAPPEPDTPPPPPPATITFEGKYGENPLAGAGFGAMCRRLPAVLAHTARMAWAVDRTGVLLLLLCQLLTGGAAALVLASTAEAMRHLLGAGPVTERLHASLPALLAVTAGAAAGRISGALASYADGRITPLLITEADVALVGAVCRVESAAYGEDGFSDRQEAAEVGVTRTRTMVQDAQRFLAALIRMAAAAGVVTTLHPTMLPLLLLAVLPAGAGAVLSARVDYETHYLNVGDRNVRSMMRWWATYSRYGDEVRANGMTGYLLYWYRALSDRIDRRTLTAAPRMLRITLTTAALGGLFLCLTWAVLAWLAVTGRVALPVAATAVVAVQTALAALSQFVQNGAAMFHTSLYLADMRSFLGLAAERAPRRGTAAVPERVDEIRLDEAVYRYPGKDRPAVDGVSLTLRRGEILAVVGENGSGKSTLTRLLTGILLPDKGRVLWDGTDLAGADPDSVWRRTALVPQNFACWPLRVRENVTLGQPRTYDDDAVWEAVDAVGMREPVERLPQGLDTLLAKELWGGAELSGGQWQRLACARALYRDTPLVILDEPTSQMDPRGEHQIFERIRRGAAGRMTIVVTHQLENTRCADRVVVMEHGRIVEQGTYEELAHAGGLFADLVRLAGDR